The Magnolia sinica isolate HGM2019 chromosome 10, MsV1, whole genome shotgun sequence genome includes a window with the following:
- the LOC131216924 gene encoding putative 4-hydroxy-4-methyl-2-oxoglutarate aldolase 3, protein MAALATAELCDANTTLLASGELRVLQPIFNIYGQCRVFSGPIVTLKVFEDNVLVRELLETRGDGRVLVIDGGGSMRCALVGGNLGQLAQNTRWAGILVNGCIRDVDEINGCDIGVRALASHPLKSNKKGKGEKHVSVHIGGEWIHDGEWLYADSDGILISKRELSM, encoded by the coding sequence ATGGCTGCCTTAGCAACTGCAGAACTTTGTGATGCGAACACCACGCTTTTGGCCAGTGGGGAGCTGCGAGTTCTTCAACCGATCTTCAATATCTATGGACAATGCCGAGTGTTCTCTGGCCCTATTGTCACCCTTAAGGTGTTTGAGGACAATGTATTGGTAAGAGAGCTTCTTGAGACTAGAGGGGATGGAAGGGTTCTAGTCATAGATGGTGGAGGAAGCATGAGGTGCGCCCTAGTAGGGGGGAACTTAGGACAGTTAGCCCAAAACACGAGGTGGGCTGGTATTTTGGTGAATGGGTGCATTAGAGACGTTGATGAGATTAATGGCTGTGATATTGGAGTTAGAGCCTTGGCATCTCATCCATTGAAATCCAACAAAAAAGGCAAAGGTGAAAAACATGTTTCTGTTCACATAGGAGGTGAATGGATTCACGATGGAGAATGGCTCTATGCAGACAGTGATGGTATTCTGATTTCAAAAAGAGAGTTGTCCATGTGA